ACAATATGTGACAAACATCATCATACATGGTGTCAACATACATGATTGTAAGCAAGGGGGGAACACCGATGTTAGGGACTCACCGGACCATTATGGGTTCCGCACAATATCGGATGGTGATGGGATCTCCATCTTTGGTGGAAGTCATGTATGGGTGGATCATTGTTCATTGGCTAATTGTCATGATGGTTTAATTGATGCCATACATGGATCCACAGCCATAACCATATCCAATAACTACATGACACATCATGATAAGGTCATGTTATTGGGACATAGTGACACTTTACTTCAAGACAAGAATATGCAAGTCACAATTGCATTTAACCATTTTGGTGAAGGCCTTGTACAAAGGATGCCAAGGTATGTCTTACTAATTAATTATCTCCATATAATtgaaattatttttattaatatttatatgATTAACTAAGTATATGATGTCCATTTATTGATATACATTTTTTTGGATAAATATAGATGTAGGCATGGGTATTTCCATGTGGTTAACAATGACTATACCCATTGGGAAATGTATGCAATTGGAGGAAGTGCTTCACCAACCATCAATAGTCAAGGGAATAGATTTCTAGCTCCCAATACATATGATAATAAAGAAGTGAGtatcaaaaaattaaaaaaaaaacttgtcattttagttgtttatatttatatatttttaggtgACAAAACGAGAGGAGGCGTCAGAAAGCGAATGGAAAAACTGGAATTGGCGTTCAGAAGGCGACCTCATGTTAAACGGTGCCTATTTCACTCCATCAGGCGCAGGGGCGTCTAAAAGTTATGCACGAGCATCAAGCTTAAGTGCAAGACCATCTTCCATTGTGGGGTTTGTCACAGCTAACGCAGGTGTACTTCGCTGCACGAGGGGCTCTCGGTGCTAGTCTTAAGCCCCACGGGTCCTTTCGATTTGTTTCTAAGTTAACAAAAAAGCAATATTGTGTTGataatattatataaaattactTACATAAGCAAACAAATTTTGCACCTCTTGTTAGCCTGTCTCTGTTTCCATGTAACAAATTGCCACTTAGGGAATTCAATTATGAACCCTAATTGAAACAGATGAATCAAGAGCTACAATTGTTATTGCTTGTTAAATTTCATCAATTATAACTGTGGTAATATTATCCTTGATTATTGTGGTAatattattctttatttttttatgataCGTATTCTTACTTTACTTTACTAGTGTTTGAAAATGCATATGTTtgcttataaaaaaaaataataaataaaaaaaaaaaaaaccaaatttCTGCATAACATTCAACCCTAGATAATAGTAGTTAAAAAAGGAAAGAAATGGGAAAAAACAGAATGGGAccttataaaaataatataaactaCATAAAAACATCAAAATTATTCCCTATTGCTCACATGAAAATTGGATAATATGGTACAAACGGTAACCAATAATTGAAAAAAACAAACCACCGACTCATGACCGTACAACAAGAGAAGCAGAGAGTACAACCATTTTTAACCATATATATAAAGAGTAATACAAGTATACAACATTCAAAAGAAGCACACATTTACAACCATCCAATGCATGAAACAAAGATGCATTAAATTTCTTCATAAAAAACCCATCATTTTGGTAGACCTAAAAGTGTAACCAGTGACATTTGACAAGAGAAGAATTTACCTAGGGTAGTACAACACTAGAAGCACTAATGTACAACCATTTAATGCACTAACAAATGCATTTATTTCAGTCTTAAAGAACCCATGGTATTGGTAGACCTAATTCAACCGATGACAATTACATGAACAACAAATGATTTTAGTTTTACCAAGTTAGTACAACTTAGAAGCACAAAGGTACATTCATTTAATGCACATGAAATAGCATTAAATTCTTTCATAAAGAAACACCCATGAGTTTGGTAAGACCTAAGTTATATATCACCAAGAAGAGAAGTTACATCATTGACAAaaccaggggcggacctatgTGAAGTCTAGGATGGACGAACGTACCACTTGAAAAAAGAAATTAGtttatttttcagaaaaaaaagTCGACCACATGCCCTAAAAATATGCTTAAACTACTTATCCATACCTCCAGCAAATAATTCTGAATGGTGTACAAAACTTACTTAAGCAATAATTCCATCAAAATCTTGTGTTATTTATAGGTAgtgtattttatatttttattttgtaacATCAATGTTTCATTTCCAATCAATCTCATGTATACCCCACATTATGAGACAGGTAACATGGCTTACTAAATAAAGAAGTCATGTATGACATTATACCAATATCAATAAATACTAAACTAGAAAAACTAACACCTATCCTACCCCATCTTAACTGTTACCTcccacttttttttttattaaggATTAAAGATATTTAGTTATGATACTATAAAATATTTTAGCGATTTTTTACAATAGATGTAACGGTTATAAAACTAGGCTATAAAATGTAGCTTATATTTTATTAAAGATTAAAGATATTTAGTTATGATATTGGTTTCAGATTGGAATATTTCAATTAGTTATCTGGTATTACATTTATAACTATGTATACatgtttattatattttttttggtGTTAACGGTTAACCGGAATAACTACATTTATTTTTTAACGTGCAATGTTATTACGTGTAatgtataaaaattatatatgtaCTCAAACCAATTGTAACAAACAAATGTATAACTTATAAAGATTGTTCCTTTGTTATTTATTTTCTTTGTTGTCTTGGGTTTTACAGTGTCGCTAACCCTGTTATATAAATCATAGAATCTTCTAGCATTCAAAAAATAACCTATAAAGTTTTGAGTTGGTGAGCGATTTTGTGTCTGCTCCCGTTTCCAAAGCCAAGAAGTTTCTCCGTGCTCTTTAATATAGCACATTTCGGTTCGTGTTGAAAGAGCCTAATGCATTGGTCTCCAACAAAGTTAAATCAAACGATATCATGTTTGCCTTCTTTTAGATGATCTAGGCTAAGTTTCTTTGTATATTATGGTtgttctaaaaaaataaaaaccggGAATTTAATTTATGGTATAGGGTTTGAATAAAGGGATAAGTTGCATCAAGTTTTGTAGTCCCAATGAGTGTCACCACATGCTCTCCATTCATACACACACATCAACACAACCGGCTATTTAATGAAATCCATTTCCATGTGACTTCTCTGCCGTGTCGGGAAGGcttgctttttttttttcacaaggtttacaaaatacaattttttttttaatttctacaTTTCTACATACTTAAAAGAATAATAATGAATAAATTAGGACTCTAAAAAAGAGAAAAATTCAGAGGAGAAAGGGGCACCCAAGGGCTAGCTACTCTTGTCACGACCAATCAATTAACGTTATGTTAAATtttttagaccatgtgtagtggtgaactaacttaatgcccccaccatgaggcattatccgacacgtggcattctagtcagcgttggggcattatagcaaaagtggcgtagtggggcattatccaataatgccccttccaatcaataaacaattattttttttatagagaaaagaaaaaaaaaaaaagaaatgacaCTACACTTGGAAGTCTCCCATTGGCCCATGCATTTGACCCATGCACATTATTCAAATAAAACGCCCGGCTTGCCTTTCCAATTTAGCGTGATTTTTAAAACGCCCGGCTTCAAACTTTTTGAATTATAACGCCCAAAACGCCCGGTGTAGTGGGGGGAGgggcgttttttttcaattttttttttttaaaaatcacgccccactacacatggtcttacaaAGTACCCTTATATTACAAAACACTGACTACGTCCTACCCTTGTAATACAAAGTACCTTTGAACCATGGATCCCACTATTTTATCACACCCACCAATCACATACACAACATTTAAAAGATGGACCCCAACTTCAAACCCCTTCTCTCCAAACCTGCACGGCTTGATGTGCCCGTTAAACCAACCCACACAATCTACACTAGGGATGGCAGCAGTGTTCTAACAAGGGTTGGAACCCTCAAGCCTTTGCCCGTGAGGTGCCCCATTCTCTAGACTAAGTTCAAATTTGTTTTCTTCAACTTGAAATCGAGTTCAAGCTCAACTTTTCGATTATTTTCTCGTTGTTTCACGTCTTCTTTCCGTTATTCTATCTCATCTTTCGTGTATTTTTGTTTCATCTCCTCTCTCATTGTCATCTTTGTATATTCTATTTCTTTCGTTTTACATTTAAATCTTCTTTCTTGCGGTTCTTTTTAAAGAACTTTTAGCATGATCGAAAGATCAAGAAGCAATATATCAAGACAAACATGTAATTTTAGTATTAGGGTTAAGTAAAATAAAACTACATTATTTCAATATAAAAACTTTAGTAATAATATTCTAATTTTTCTATCCAAAAAAACGATTGAGTGAATTTTTCCGGGTTAATAATTCAATCAATTtacagttcaaaaaaaaaaaatcaatcaatTTGCATATAGAGAAAGGTTAACATACATCAcggcttatcatacttcacgtaggagacaatggtaactgttggatcaggggtataatcacgcatggaacatataatcacgcatgggaccacataatcacgcacgggatccaaaatcacgcacgttattttggtcaaaaaaataattacgcatgttatatatttcgtgaagtacgttaatgtacgttaaggagtgaagtacattatactttctctttGCATATATTTCCTTTTAGTTATCATTGTATTTTCAGCCCTTTAGATATCAAATCTCTTCTTGACGTTGATACTTATCATAATGATTTTAGTAATGTCGTCTTTGATGTTAATTGATTACTTCTTTAGTCAATGTTTACTTGTAATCCTTTTTATGTTGTTACAACATCATTTTAATTATTAGATTAAAGCATATTTAGTTACTAAATCATCCCTTTTCATCATATAATTTCAATGTTTAGTTAGAATAAAACATTAAAAGTATCATTACTTTCAAACCTAAAACGAAAAAAAACATTACAAATTTATCATATCACACTTGTATTCCATAACAATGTAACATTGTCTCGTTATAAACCATTTACaaaatatttgtatatatttttttacatCTTGACTCAATGACCCACAATAAGTTACATAAAATGATACACTTGATCATCATAACCGACAAAGTGAATCTTAAATTAAACTGTtggaaatttattatttaaaaattatGAATAAACTTTAGTACGTAGAGAGTGTTGAGTGGATAATTGTATTATTGAAGGCACAAGACCCCACCGTCACAAACAAAGACATGTCAAAACACACACCATCGAACACACATGCTTTGTTTGCTACATGCTAAACTATAACAAAAGTTTCCTTTCAATCTTCATGGTTTTTTGGATCCGACCCAAAACAAGGACCCACCACACACATGCTTATCTTGTCCGGTTTGATTTGTCAATTCTAAACCGTAGTTAGCATTTAGGCACTAAACATTTATCAAAACCAACCAAATCAGAAGGAAAACACCTGTGTAGCTAGTTAATTAGCCTTTTTTGACAACGGTGAACTCAGTACAAGAAGTGCACAAAAAACCGGGTACAAAACCTGACCTGAATCCAGGTCTGGCGTACCCGGTTGCATACCCGACGACTGTAGATTGGTTCCATACCGTATTACTTGAAACTGGTTCCAGCATGATTATACCCAACTGGAACTAGTTAAAACCCGGAACCAGAACCGGAAAAACTGGATCACTTTCTCTCCAAAACCCGGTTTTTGACCTTGTTGACCATACCTAGATTTGGATATTACCCAATacccgatttgtgcacctctCTCACACACCCTTTAAACCATATCCTAAGTCTACACCACTAGGACCCTCAACCATTTGGAGATGTATACCTTTACTTAGAGGTGCACAAAATAAACGGTTAATTAAACGTAATCGGTTATTATCCAAAACCGTAACCGGTTGTTAACTGCTTGAGGAATAACCAATTAGTGGTTATTTTTAACCGTAGGTTAGTAACCGGTTAGGGATATTTAGTATAGTAACCGGTAGACCAGTTAATCGAAAAAAACccgaaaaattaaagaaaaaaacgGTAATTAACCAAAAATAACTGGTTAAAGTAATTAACCGGGCCAGTTAAAAAATAACCGGttaaagtcaaaaagtcaaattaACAGGTATAACTGGTTAACCGAACCGATTATTGAAATTAACCGGTTCACCTCTTACCTTTACAACAAGTCTTGTCTGACCGGCCCAAAAGTCTGGTATAGGAAATGAATGATGGAAGTTAAAACTTAAAATCCAATGCAGGCCAGGCCCAAAATTGTACAACAAGTCTTGTCTGACCCAATATTGTACTACAACTCAACAAGTCTTATGGAACAAAATGTACTctataaataaaaagaaaaccaTCAATTGCATCATACAAGTAAATCTGCCACAAGAATGGTCAATCGGTTAGTGGTAATttcaacttattaacttttaaatTCGTTACATTTCATGTCTAACATGtaacaaaaaaataaattttaaaataagAGGTCAAATGAGTAGAAAGTCATTGAAAGAGCAAAGTGTATATAAATGTTCTAACGTAAAAGCAACGGCGTAAAGCCTACAACGACTATCTAAAAGTTCGAGAGAGAGGTTCTTTCATGCATTTATTGGTAAACATGTGAGTTTGGTACGTGCAATGCGCAATACTCTTACATGACCAATAGGGAATTGTTTCCCTTACAAGGTGGATATCAATCTCAAAGTTGTCATATAAAAAACTGTAGATGAGGAGCAGATTCAACGGATGATATTTATCTGGAGATGTACAAACCTCAAAGATTAAGAGATTGAGAGGTATACGAAAGATGACCATATCCATGGACCATGGCTTATGGATAGTTTAGAGATAAAAGAGGTAAAACTGATATAGCGCTAACACCCCACCCTAACTAGGGGGGGTGTGGTAAAGGTGCACAAACCAGGTTGTTTTAATACTCGGATTCGGGTATATACCCAAGCAGGAGTATGACCGGGTTTTGACTTTTCGGGTATTGGCCAGAAAATCTATACCATGTTTACCCGGATTCGGGTTCGGGTTTTCAATACCCGGGTTACCCTATTTCCGGATCCGGGTAGGGTTCGGTTAGTGGTCGGATATTGGTCGGGTATGGTTCATGTTTAGATTAGGTTTTCGCagtcattttttttttgtataaaacatagaaatataatgggaacatttatttatacataGTGTATGCCTTGAAAACTGGCTAAAAAAGCCTCATACAAGCTCTGGACATTCAAAAGAAGTTGTACATAACGGGTCCAGGTACTACGAAAACCCGGGTACGGGTTTTATGGAAACCTGGGTACACTAAAAAACCCGGGTTCAGATATTGAACAGAATATGCATACCCGGTCCCCAGCCCACGGGTAGGGTCAGGTTTGGTTTAAAAACCCCGATTTTTCGAACACTTGGGTCGGGTTTTTAGCAGACCTCTAGGGGTGTGGTCTATCATAGTGACAGAACCAAACCTTTGTCCGGATCTCAGTAGTCTTTCCTCTACATAACGTAGATGtatcacaaacacacaaagattgaCTGCCGCTAACTGTAGCATAGACTGAATAATGATTTGactttttaagtttttttatcAAGTACAAAAGTCCTAAACTCCTGTGTTTAACGGGATTCACATGTGCGTTGTCGAAGTACAGTAACATCATCAATGGTGAATCATTCAACCAAACCGACAGAACCAACATGCATAGGTGAAGTATAGTCGCATCAATGGTGAATGATTCAACCAAACCGACAGAACCAACATGCATAGGTGAAGTATGGTGAAGCACGCAAACCTGCCAGGCAACACAGACGGCTTCGTGCCTACGATATGTCTTAGGGAGAAGACATAGGGAGTAGGTTTTGGTTATGTATCAATGTTATCCTTAAAGACATCAAAATAAATTTGTAACATATGTTTTGTCCATTTGAAAGCACGATTAACAGTTCTCCCTTTTGGCAGCAAAAATACTCACCgtacaaataaaaaaacaaataaaactcgAGCAAAATTGTAGATCATTTCCAGGCTTTACGGCCTCTGAACTGCTTGTCAGCGCCCCTTTGCTTCATCTTTTTCTCACGTTTGACTCTTGCAATCTTTGATCTCTTGGCAACCAAAGGCATAGCCTTCTTATGCTCCTTTTGCCGGTTGCTTAACCCACCAGTCTATCAATTATCATTCAATATAAATCAGTACAACACAACTACAAATAACCTtcaataaataacaaaaaaaaaaaaaaaaaaaaaaaacttatagaCCGTACTTTAATACCAACAAAAAGGGGCATATAACGTTTGCATACGCACAAAAAatttaaagagtaaactgccattttggtccctgtagtttggtcacttttgccattttagtccaaaactcaaaccttttgcatctgggtccctatggtttcagttttattgccattttggtccaaaaatgaaatcaggtcatattattttataaaaccctgtaattttgtccttttcctcaggggtaaatcaggtcatatttgtcttataaaatctggtatttatttataaaaatgaaatgactattttgcccctgcggaaaaggacaaaattacagggttttataaGACagatatgacctgatttcatttttggaccaaaatggcaataaaactgaaaccacatggacccagatgcaaaaggtttgagttttggactaaagtggcaaaagtgaccaaaccacagggaccaaaatggcagtttactcaaattTAAAACTATATTCTTTATTGtcatttaagtaaataaaaaaatcttGAATGCTCCGTCACTCATAAGGATGCAAATTGGATGGACATACAAATCAAGTGTATCAATTTAACAGAGTTCTTGAGACCTCTGCTTCACCATGGTTCTCATCAATTATAAGTTATATAAGTTGTAAATTAGTTATAACACACACCTACGAAAACCAATGAACCAGGGAAAAGAGATAAATAGCAAGATAGATATAAAACAAACCTTTTTCTGCTTGACAGCAGCTTTTGATTGATACTTCCCTGTCTCTTCTCTTCCCGCTTTCATTAAGGCCTTCCTTTCTTCTTTGGTCATCTTTTTTCTTATATTAGCCTACAAATATTTATAGGTATACATACACCAATCAAATGGATGAAAACAGAAGAAACCCGGTCAAACGGGAAGTCATCAGAGTTTATTTGTAATGCATAATATATTTTTTGTAATcatatttaaaaattatatatttcatgTGATCGTATCCAACACTAAACAATTCAAAATTTCAGATAAACAGTATTAGGCTTTTCAAGTGAGATCCATACTGCCCAACTACCCAACACGTCAATATTTGCCACCACTAAACAAACAGAAGGATGCTGAGAAACAAGCAATTTATATACACTAGCTAGGCGTCTTTATATAGAGGCTATGCAGCTTATATCGTGATgatgatatatcaccgatatcgGCAtcatgtaaaatatcggtgtcaaatatcggtaaGAATAACGGTACCGATATTAACgacgatattgaccgatatatcaccgattttcccgatcTTAGTACCTTTATTCTTAGctctaccattcgtctttcttcttattgctgctattagtgttttaagtcttaattgttaattgttattATTTTAAGGCTTAATCAGTTCCTACTAGGGATGAGCACAATACCCGTTCGGCACCGAACCGGTACTACCGGTACCGAAAGTACCAGTACCGAAAAATGGGAAAAATTGGTACCGGTGTTTTACCCGTAAGTACCTGTACCGTATGGTACCAGTACCGATAAACGGGGAAAAtgagtaccggtaccgaatatacccgagTGCTCATCCCtggttcctacttgctacaattgttaagtgttttaatggtaggagagtatcctaaattgctatatatataaattcagcatgatattaaaattcaAATGACCAACCCCTCACCGCGATTACCGATATCTCCAATATCGgaccttgaccgatatccgattttttaccgcattaactgcttagTATAGAGGTggcaattttgacccatttacgtAAGAAACGGGTCAATTTAGGTTATACTTTAATaacatattattattaaaacCAAATATTTCTCGTAATCGTATTTAACACTAATTaatataatgtttaaaactttcAGTAAAAAGTAATTCAGCATTTTGACCCATACGAAAAATTACACATCTCGCCACTTGTAAACAAACATAAGGATACTAGCATAAATGCAAGTTTTAGCAAGTCATTCATATAAACATAGTTACAGGTTTTCATTTTATTGGAAGTATGTTCAATTACTCTCATGTGCAAATAGCATAGGAAGATACTCCTCAACATTTACCAAAACTTCTGTTAACTATTAGAAAAACGGAACTGCTGTAAGTAAGAAACTTACTTCAAGTGAATATCCATCTACTCTTTTCAAACTGAGTTGATC
This genomic stretch from Helianthus annuus cultivar XRQ/B chromosome 8, HanXRQr2.0-SUNRISE, whole genome shotgun sequence harbors:
- the LOC110871669 gene encoding probable pectate lyase 5 — its product is MKLPIFLLLILALLAPISTTSSHVQDPDLVVEHVHRSINESRRNLGSLSCGTGNPIDDCWRCDKSWEKNRQRLADCAIGFGKHAIGGRDGKIYVVTDSKNDDPVNPKPGTLRYGVIQNEPLWIIFAHDMTIRLKEELLMNSFKTIDGRGANVHIAGGPCITIQYVTNIIIHGVNIHDCKQGGNTDVRDSPDHYGFRTISDGDGISIFGGSHVWVDHCSLANCHDGLIDAIHGSTAITISNNYMTHHDKVMLLGHSDTLLQDKNMQVTIAFNHFGEGLVQRMPRCRHGYFHVVNNDYTHWEMYAIGGSASPTINSQGNRFLAPNTYDNKEVTKREEASESEWKNWNWRSEGDLMLNGAYFTPSGAGASKSYARASSLSARPSSIVGFVTANAGVLRCTRGSRC